The Streptomyces europaeiscabiei genome window below encodes:
- a CDS encoding ABC transporter permease — protein MSVVPAEILPGQALAAEEHVERRAAELGPRARLWPSLCAVYRAQLSRARVARIPLLFVATFQSIGIMILMRGVVDGGAEAHAVVAGSAVLVVAFVALNLLAQYFGQLRSSGGLDHYATLPVPPAAVVLGAAGAYASFTVPGTVVTAVFGCVLFGLPLTHLWVLVAVIPLAGAALAGLGAALGLLAPRPELATVLGQLGMSAALLLGVLPADRMPGFIRFARDLLPSTYGVEAFARTFGPDPDWAFVLGDLAVCAGVGVVSLAVATWAYRRAAVR, from the coding sequence GTGAGTGTCGTACCCGCCGAGATCCTGCCGGGCCAGGCCCTGGCCGCCGAGGAGCACGTGGAGCGCCGAGCCGCCGAGCTCGGGCCCCGCGCGCGCCTGTGGCCGTCGCTCTGTGCCGTGTACCGGGCGCAGCTCTCCCGGGCACGCGTCGCGCGGATCCCGCTGCTGTTCGTGGCCACCTTCCAGTCGATCGGGATCATGATCCTGATGCGCGGTGTGGTGGACGGCGGTGCCGAGGCGCACGCCGTGGTCGCCGGTTCGGCGGTACTCGTCGTCGCCTTCGTCGCGCTGAACCTGCTGGCCCAGTACTTCGGACAGCTGCGGTCCAGCGGAGGGCTCGACCACTACGCGACGCTGCCGGTGCCACCGGCGGCGGTGGTGCTGGGCGCGGCGGGGGCGTACGCCTCCTTCACCGTGCCGGGGACCGTCGTGACCGCCGTCTTCGGCTGTGTGCTCTTCGGGCTGCCGCTGACCCACCTCTGGGTGCTCGTCGCCGTGATCCCGCTCGCCGGGGCCGCGCTCGCCGGGCTGGGCGCCGCACTGGGCCTGCTCGCCCCGCGCCCGGAACTCGCCACCGTGCTCGGGCAGCTCGGCATGTCGGCGGCGCTCCTGCTGGGCGTGCTGCCGGCCGACAGGATGCCGGGCTTCATCCGGTTCGCGCGGGACCTGCTGCCCTCGACCTACGGTGTGGAGGCCTTCGCGCGGACCTTCGGGCCGGACCCCGACTGGGCGTTCGTGCTCGGTGACCTCGCCGTGTGCGCGGGGGTCGGGGTCGTCTCCCTGGCCGTCGCCACCTGGGCGTACCGGCGGGCCGCCGTCCGGTGA
- the dnaE gene encoding DNA polymerase III subunit alpha — MSKPPFTHLHVHTQYSLLDGAARLKDMFNACNEMGMTHIAMSDHGNLHGAYDFFHTAKKAGVTPIIGIEAYVAPESRRNKRKIQWGQPHQKRDDVSGSGGYTHKTIWAANRTGLHNLFKLSSDAYAEGWLQKWPRMDKETISQWSEGLIASTGCPSGELQTRLRLGQFDEAVKAASEYQDIFGKDRYFLELMDHGIDIEHRVREDLLRVGKKLGIPPLVTNDSHYTYAHEATAHDALLCIQTGKNLSDPDRFKFDGTGYYLKSTDEMYAVDSSDAWQEGCANTLLVAEQIDTSGMFEAKNLMPKFDIPDGFTEVTWFQEEVRRGMARRFNGDVPDDRQKQAEYEMDVIIQMGFPGYFLVVADFIMWAKKQGIAVGPGRGSAAGSIVAYAMGITDLDPIPHGLIFERFLNPERVSMPDVDIDFDERRRVEVIRYVTEKYGADKVAMIGTYGKIKAKNAIKDSARVLGYPYAMGDRLTKAMPADVLGKGIDLNGITDPSHPRYSEAGEIRGMYENEPDVKKVIDTAKGVEGLVRQMGVHAAGVIMSSEPIVDHAPIWVRHTDGVTITQWDYPQCESLGLLKMDFLGLRNLTIMDDAIKMVKANKGIDLEMLALPLDDPKTFELLCRGDTLGVFQFDGGPMRSLLRQMQPDNFEDISAVSALYRPGPMGMNSHINYAERKNKRQEITPIHKELEEPLEEVLAVTYGLIVYQEQVQKAAQIIAGYSLGEADILRRVMGKKKPDELAKNFVLFQAGARKNGYSDEAIQALWDVLVPFAGYAFNKAHSAAYGLVSYWTGYLKANYPAEYMAALLTSVKDDKDKSAVYLNECRRMKIKVLPPNVNESEHNFAAQGDDVILFGLEAVRNVGTNVVESIIRSRRAKGKYASFPDYLDKVEAVACNKRTTESLIKAGAFDTMGHTRKGLTAHFDSMIDNVVAVKRKEAEGQFDLFGGMGDEENTEPGFGLDVEFTTDEWEKTYLLAQEREMLGLYVSDHPLFGLEHVLSDKADAGIAQLTGGEHGDGAVVTIGGIISGLQRKMTKQGNAWAIATVEDLAGSIECMFFPASYQLVSTQLVEDAVVFVKGRLDKREEVPRLVAMEMQVPDLSNAGTNAPVILTIPATRVTPPMVSRLGEILSHHKGDSEVRIRLQGPTKTTVLRLDRHRVKPDPALFGDLKVLLGPSCLAG, encoded by the coding sequence GTGTCAAAGCCGCCGTTCACGCACCTGCACGTCCACACCCAGTACTCGCTGCTGGACGGTGCCGCGCGGCTCAAGGACATGTTCAACGCGTGCAACGAGATGGGCATGACCCACATCGCCATGTCCGACCACGGCAACCTCCACGGGGCCTACGACTTCTTCCACACCGCGAAGAAGGCCGGCGTCACCCCGATCATCGGCATCGAGGCGTACGTCGCCCCCGAGTCCCGGCGCAACAAGCGCAAGATCCAGTGGGGCCAGCCGCACCAGAAGCGCGACGACGTGTCCGGTTCGGGTGGTTACACGCACAAGACGATCTGGGCGGCGAACAGGACGGGCCTGCACAACCTCTTCAAGCTCTCCTCGGACGCGTACGCCGAGGGCTGGCTGCAGAAGTGGCCCCGAATGGACAAGGAGACCATCTCCCAGTGGTCCGAGGGGCTCATCGCCTCCACCGGATGCCCCTCCGGCGAGCTCCAGACCCGGCTGCGCCTCGGCCAGTTCGACGAGGCGGTGAAGGCGGCCTCCGAGTACCAGGACATCTTCGGCAAGGACCGCTACTTCCTGGAGCTGATGGACCACGGCATCGACATCGAGCACCGGGTCCGCGAGGACCTGCTCAGGGTCGGCAAGAAGCTCGGCATCCCGCCTCTCGTCACGAACGACTCGCACTACACGTACGCGCACGAGGCGACCGCGCACGACGCGCTGCTGTGCATCCAGACCGGCAAGAACCTCTCCGACCCGGACCGCTTCAAGTTCGACGGCACCGGCTACTACCTGAAGTCCACGGACGAGATGTACGCCGTGGACTCCTCGGACGCCTGGCAGGAGGGCTGCGCCAACACCCTGCTGGTCGCCGAACAGATCGACACCTCCGGCATGTTCGAGGCCAAGAACCTCATGCCGAAGTTCGACATCCCCGACGGCTTCACCGAGGTCACCTGGTTCCAGGAGGAGGTCCGCCGTGGCATGGCCCGCCGCTTCAACGGCGACGTCCCCGACGACCGCCAGAAGCAGGCCGAGTACGAGATGGACGTCATCATCCAGATGGGGTTCCCGGGGTACTTCCTCGTCGTCGCCGACTTCATCATGTGGGCCAAGAAGCAGGGCATCGCGGTCGGCCCCGGCCGTGGTTCCGCCGCCGGGTCGATCGTCGCGTACGCCATGGGCATCACCGACCTCGACCCGATCCCGCACGGTCTGATCTTCGAGCGGTTCCTCAACCCCGAGCGTGTCTCCATGCCCGATGTCGACATCGACTTCGACGAGCGCAGGCGCGTCGAGGTGATCAGGTACGTCACCGAGAAGTACGGCGCCGACAAGGTCGCCATGATCGGCACGTACGGCAAGATCAAGGCGAAGAACGCCATCAAGGACTCCGCGCGCGTGCTGGGCTACCCGTACGCGATGGGCGACCGGCTCACCAAGGCGATGCCCGCCGACGTCCTCGGCAAGGGCATCGACCTCAACGGCATCACCGACCCCTCCCACCCGCGCTACAGCGAGGCGGGCGAGATCCGGGGAATGTACGAGAACGAACCGGACGTCAAGAAGGTCATCGACACCGCCAAGGGTGTCGAGGGCCTGGTCCGGCAGATGGGTGTGCACGCGGCCGGCGTGATCATGTCCAGCGAGCCCATCGTCGACCACGCCCCGATCTGGGTGCGGCACACCGACGGCGTGACCATCACCCAGTGGGACTACCCGCAGTGCGAGTCGCTCGGCCTGCTGAAGATGGACTTCCTGGGCCTGCGCAACCTCACGATCATGGACGACGCCATCAAGATGGTGAAGGCCAACAAGGGCATCGACCTGGAGATGCTCGCCCTCCCGCTGGACGACCCCAAGACCTTCGAACTGCTCTGCCGCGGTGACACCCTCGGCGTCTTCCAGTTCGACGGCGGCCCCATGCGCTCGCTGCTCCGCCAGATGCAGCCCGACAACTTCGAGGACATCTCCGCCGTCTCGGCCCTCTACCGGCCGGGCCCGATGGGCATGAACTCGCACATCAACTACGCGGAGCGCAAGAACAAGCGCCAGGAGATCACGCCGATCCACAAGGAGCTGGAGGAGCCGCTCGAAGAGGTCCTCGCGGTCACCTACGGCCTGATCGTCTACCAGGAGCAGGTGCAGAAGGCCGCCCAGATCATCGCCGGGTACTCGCTCGGCGAGGCCGACATCCTGCGCCGCGTGATGGGCAAGAAGAAGCCCGACGAACTGGCGAAGAACTTCGTCCTCTTCCAGGCGGGCGCCCGGAAGAACGGCTACAGCGACGAGGCCATCCAGGCCCTGTGGGACGTCCTGGTCCCCTTCGCCGGCTACGCCTTCAACAAGGCCCACTCGGCCGCGTACGGCCTGGTCTCCTACTGGACCGGCTATCTGAAGGCGAACTACCCGGCCGAGTACATGGCCGCGCTGCTCACCTCGGTCAAGGACGACAAGGACAAGTCGGCGGTCTACCTCAACGAGTGCCGGCGCATGAAGATCAAGGTGCTCCCGCCGAACGTCAACGAGTCCGAGCACAACTTCGCCGCCCAGGGCGACGACGTGATCCTCTTCGGCCTCGAAGCCGTGCGCAACGTCGGCACGAACGTGGTCGAGTCGATCATCCGCAGCCGCAGGGCCAAGGGGAAGTACGCCTCCTTCCCCGACTACCTCGACAAGGTCGAGGCGGTCGCCTGCAACAAGCGCACCACGGAGTCGCTGATCAAGGCGGGCGCCTTCGACACGATGGGGCACACCCGCAAGGGCCTCACCGCGCACTTCGACTCGATGATCGACAACGTGGTCGCGGTCAAGCGCAAGGAGGCCGAAGGACAGTTCGACCTCTTCGGCGGCATGGGCGACGAGGAGAACACCGAGCCGGGCTTCGGACTCGACGTGGAGTTCACCACCGACGAGTGGGAGAAGACCTATCTGCTCGCCCAGGAGCGGGAGATGCTCGGTCTCTACGTCTCCGACCACCCGCTCTTCGGCCTGGAGCACGTGCTCTCCGACAAGGCCGACGCGGGCATCGCCCAGCTCACCGGCGGTGAGCACGGCGACGGCGCGGTCGTCACCATCGGCGGCATCATCTCGGGCCTCCAGCGCAAGATGACCAAGCAGGGCAACGCCTGGGCCATCGCCACGGTGGAGGACCTCGCCGGTTCCATCGAGTGCATGTTCTTCCCGGCGTCCTACCAGCTCGTCTCGACCCAACTCGTCGAGGACGCGGTGGTGTTCGTGAAGGGCCGCCTCGACAAGCGCGAGGAGGTGCCCCGGCTGGTCGCGATGGAGATGCAGGTCCCCGACCTGTCGAACGCGGGCACCAACGCGCCGGTGATCCTCACCATCCCGGCCACCCGCGTCACCCCACCCATGGTCAGCCGCCTTGGTGAGATCCTCAGCCACCACAAGGGCGACAGCGAGGTCCGGATCAGGCTCCAGGGCCCGACCAAGACGACCGTGCTGCGCCTCGACCGGCACCGGGTGAAGCCGGACCCCGCCCTGTTCGGCGACCTGAAGGTGCTGCTCGGCCCGTCCTGCCTGGCCGGCTGA
- a CDS encoding DUF2567 domain-containing protein, translating into MTAPLTPPPPPHDQSPNDPWAPPPTSGGDEAELWYEPQKPAGPGLRTELIEAAVVTAVMALLGGALLGLMWWWLAPHVPLVSDGSAVYFKDTEGEQAVGVDGTFTLLALGAGALSALVVFVLRRRGGVPLVVALTVGGLLGAVLAWRLGVWLGPETDVAARAKEVGQGVTFSAPLKLAAKGALLAWPLAALLVHLGLTALFGPRDPEPFEGEQIKDGYGAPVA; encoded by the coding sequence GTGACCGCACCGTTGACTCCCCCACCGCCGCCGCACGACCAGTCCCCGAACGACCCCTGGGCTCCGCCGCCCACCAGCGGCGGGGACGAGGCGGAACTCTGGTACGAGCCGCAGAAGCCGGCCGGTCCCGGGCTGAGGACCGAGCTGATCGAGGCCGCCGTCGTCACCGCGGTCATGGCGCTGCTCGGCGGCGCGCTGCTCGGGCTCATGTGGTGGTGGCTCGCGCCGCACGTACCGCTCGTCTCCGACGGGTCGGCGGTCTATTTCAAGGACACCGAGGGCGAACAGGCCGTCGGCGTCGACGGCACGTTCACGCTGCTGGCGCTGGGAGCCGGCGCGCTGAGCGCACTCGTCGTCTTCGTGCTGCGCCGGCGCGGTGGGGTGCCCCTCGTCGTGGCGCTCACGGTCGGCGGGCTGCTGGGCGCCGTGCTGGCGTGGCGGCTCGGGGTCTGGCTCGGACCCGAGACCGATGTCGCGGCACGGGCCAAGGAGGTCGGGCAGGGGGTGACGTTCTCCGCGCCGCTGAAGCTCGCCGCGAAGGGGGCGCTGCTGGCGTGGCCGCTGGCGGCGTTGCTCGTCCACCTCGGGCTGACCGCGTTGTTCGGGCCGCGGGATCCCGAGCCGTTCGAGGGTGAGCAGATCAAGGACGGGTACGGGGCGCCGGTCGCGTGA
- a CDS encoding ABC transporter ATP-binding protein: MSTRTAQVIRHGRDVVCAVRGLTKTYPATRGRRGTPGTPEVRANDAVALEVRRGEIFGLLGPNGAGKTTLVRQLTGLMRPDDGTVDILGHDIVRHPERAARILAYLGQESTALDELTVALAAETTGRLRGLEVRRARAERDAVLEELGLTGLAARPLKKLSGGQRRLACFATALVGERPLLVLDEPTSGMDPVARRAVWAAVDRRRAESGTTVLLVTHNVIEAETVLDRVAVLDKGRVIACDTPTGLKEQVAGEVRVELVWREKAPLDVPEVAALRPRAVESGRSWTLRLAPEEARAVVATVTGGAAFVALDDFTLATPSLEDVYLALGGSAGSAQGLVKG, encoded by the coding sequence GTGAGTACGCGTACGGCACAGGTGATCCGACACGGTCGGGATGTCGTGTGTGCTGTGCGGGGGCTCACCAAGACGTATCCGGCGACGCGGGGGCGGCGGGGTACGCCGGGGACCCCCGAGGTGCGGGCCAACGACGCGGTGGCGCTGGAGGTCCGGCGCGGGGAGATCTTCGGATTGCTCGGACCCAACGGGGCGGGCAAGACCACTCTCGTACGGCAGCTGACCGGGCTGATGCGGCCCGATGACGGCACCGTCGACATCCTGGGCCACGACATCGTGCGGCATCCGGAGCGGGCCGCGCGGATCCTCGCCTATCTGGGGCAGGAGTCGACAGCCCTCGACGAACTGACCGTGGCGCTCGCAGCGGAGACCACCGGACGGCTGCGTGGGCTGGAGGTACGGCGGGCGCGGGCCGAGCGGGACGCGGTGCTGGAGGAACTGGGGCTGACCGGGCTCGCCGCGCGGCCGCTGAAGAAGCTGTCCGGCGGGCAGCGGCGGCTCGCCTGTTTCGCCACCGCGCTGGTCGGGGAGCGGCCGCTGCTCGTGCTCGACGAGCCGACCAGCGGCATGGACCCGGTGGCCCGGCGGGCCGTGTGGGCCGCCGTCGACCGGCGGCGCGCCGAGTCCGGCACCACCGTCCTGCTGGTCACCCACAACGTCATCGAGGCGGAGACCGTGCTCGACCGGGTCGCCGTCCTCGACAAAGGGCGGGTCATCGCCTGCGACACGCCGACCGGACTGAAGGAACAGGTCGCGGGCGAGGTGCGCGTCGAGCTGGTGTGGCGGGAGAAGGCCCCGCTGGACGTGCCCGAGGTCGCCGCGCTGCGTCCGCGCGCCGTGGAGTCCGGGCGCAGCTGGACGCTCCGGCTCGCCCCCGAGGAGGCGCGCGCGGTGGTGGCCACGGTGACCGGGGGCGCCGCCTTCGTGGCACTCGACGACTTCACCCTCGCCACGCCGAGCCTGGAGGACGTCTACCTGGCACTCGGCGGCAGCGCGGGCAGTGCACAGGGACTGGTCAAGGGGTGA
- a CDS encoding DsbA family protein yields the protein MSKRNSSAAKSAARERLRLERERQAKRAKVRRQAIVAGSIVAVLAIAGGIGYAVVQNNKPTKWEAAAEATVVAPANTSGKNGTTVLIGDSKSDNVVHLYEDPRCPACASFEQTVGETVNKGMDDGDYKLSFTIGTFLDGNLTGEGSKNALSALGAALNVGPEAFLDYKAALYSTKYHPEESTDEFAKDSYLIKVANTVDALKNNKKFQDAVEKGTYDAWAMRMSKSFTDADGVKSTPTIKINDKKIANPSTVEDWEKSLKDAGVTK from the coding sequence ATGAGCAAGCGGAACAGCAGCGCGGCGAAGTCGGCGGCCCGTGAGCGGCTGCGCCTGGAGCGCGAGCGTCAGGCCAAGCGCGCGAAGGTCAGGCGGCAGGCGATCGTGGCGGGCTCGATCGTCGCGGTCCTCGCGATAGCCGGCGGCATCGGCTACGCCGTCGTCCAGAACAACAAGCCCACCAAGTGGGAGGCGGCCGCCGAGGCCACGGTGGTCGCCCCGGCCAATACCTCGGGCAAGAACGGCACCACCGTGCTGATCGGCGACTCCAAGTCCGACAACGTGGTCCACCTGTACGAGGACCCGCGCTGCCCGGCCTGCGCCAGCTTCGAGCAGACCGTCGGCGAGACCGTCAACAAGGGCATGGACGACGGCGACTACAAGCTCTCCTTCACGATCGGCACCTTCCTCGACGGCAACCTCACCGGCGAGGGCTCGAAGAACGCGCTGAGCGCGCTCGGGGCCGCGCTGAACGTCGGCCCCGAGGCCTTCCTCGACTACAAGGCCGCGCTGTACTCGACGAAGTACCACCCGGAGGAGTCGACCGACGAGTTCGCCAAGGACAGCTATCTGATCAAGGTGGCGAACACGGTCGACGCGCTGAAGAACAACAAGAAGTTCCAGGACGCCGTCGAGAAGGGCACCTACGACGCCTGGGCGATGAGGATGAGCAAGTCCTTCACCGACGCCGACGGTGTCAAGTCGACCCCGACCATCAAGATCAACGACAAGAAGATCGCCAACCCGTCCACGGTCGAGGACTGGGAGAAGTCGCTCAAGGACGCGGGCGTCACCAAGTAG
- a CDS encoding DUF2252 domain-containing protein has product MSVPQLNDERRGEEILAVFDTAFGQLLAADPAAFRVKFRKMAASAFAFYRGTACLFYKDLDDEKASGPFLDERTSRVWIHGDLHAENFGTYMDSTGRLIFNVNDFDEAYVAPFTWDLKRFAASVALIGYAKALGDEQITELVQTYAAAYRERIHAIATGAKRDEVPPFTLDTAQGPLLDALRDARSLTRFGLLDSMTEIRDFERRFAPGGGSIELDAATRYKVLAAFDGYLETLPESSLTRPDSYRVKDVVGRRGIGIGSAGLPSYNILLEGQSDALENDVVIYIKQAQTPAVSRHVTDQRIRDYFQHEGHRTVISQRALQAHADPWLGWTELDGAGQLVAEVSPYAVDLDWSDIDDLEEIAAVVADLGRATATMHAAADDLTGQSLVPFSTERAIDAAIAADEEGFAPLLVDFAHAYGARARADHQIFVDLFRNGRIPGLRNH; this is encoded by the coding sequence ATGTCGGTTCCGCAGCTCAACGACGAGCGACGCGGCGAGGAGATCCTCGCCGTCTTCGACACCGCCTTCGGCCAGCTCCTGGCCGCCGACCCGGCCGCGTTCCGCGTGAAGTTCCGGAAGATGGCGGCCTCGGCCTTCGCGTTCTACCGGGGTACGGCGTGCCTGTTCTACAAGGATCTGGACGACGAGAAGGCGTCCGGTCCGTTCCTGGACGAGCGCACCTCGCGCGTGTGGATCCACGGCGACCTGCACGCGGAGAACTTCGGCACGTACATGGACTCCACGGGCCGCCTGATCTTCAACGTGAACGACTTCGACGAGGCGTACGTCGCCCCCTTCACCTGGGACCTGAAGCGCTTCGCCGCCTCCGTGGCGCTCATCGGGTACGCGAAGGCGCTCGGCGACGAGCAGATCACCGAGCTGGTTCAGACCTACGCGGCCGCCTACCGCGAGCGGATCCACGCCATCGCGACCGGCGCCAAGCGGGACGAGGTGCCTCCGTTCACGCTGGACACCGCCCAGGGCCCGCTGCTTGACGCGCTGCGCGACGCTCGCTCGCTGACCCGCTTCGGTCTCCTCGACTCGATGACGGAGATCCGCGACTTCGAGCGCCGCTTCGCGCCGGGGGGCGGCTCCATCGAGCTGGACGCGGCGACGCGCTACAAGGTGCTGGCCGCCTTCGACGGCTATCTGGAGACGCTCCCCGAGTCCTCGCTGACCCGCCCGGACTCGTACCGGGTGAAGGACGTCGTCGGCCGCCGGGGCATCGGGATCGGCTCGGCGGGCCTGCCGTCGTACAACATCCTGCTGGAGGGGCAGAGCGACGCGCTGGAGAACGACGTCGTGATCTACATCAAGCAGGCCCAGACCCCGGCCGTCTCCCGCCATGTCACCGACCAGCGGATCCGTGACTACTTCCAGCACGAGGGCCACCGCACGGTGATCTCCCAGCGGGCTCTGCAGGCCCACGCCGACCCGTGGCTGGGCTGGACCGAGCTGGACGGCGCCGGGCAGCTGGTCGCCGAGGTGTCGCCGTACGCGGTGGACCTGGACTGGAGCGACATCGACGACCTGGAGGAGATCGCGGCGGTCGTCGCCGACCTCGGCCGGGCCACGGCCACGATGCACGCGGCGGCGGACGACCTGACCGGGCAGTCCCTGGTGCCGTTCTCCACGGAACGGGCCATCGACGCGGCGATCGCGGCCGACGAGGAGGGCTTCGCGCCCCTCCTGGTGGACTTCGCGCACGCGTACGGCGCACGCGCGCGTGCGGACCACCAGATCTTCGTCGACCTCTTCCGCAACGGCCGGATCCCCGGCCTGCGAAACCACTGA
- a CDS encoding NYN domain-containing protein — translation MDRCIVLVDAGYLLGAAASLLAGEPSRSRITVDHAALIQGLRERAEADTERPLLRIYWFDGAPDRVPQPEHRRLRVMPRVTVRLGALTRSDGRWAQKGVDAAMHAELTELARNRACSDVVLVTGDGDLLPGMMAAKEHGVAVHLWAVQAADGDYNQSEDLVAEADERRVLDRIWITKAVRAKDVGGICAPQSVPRPEIAAILSAPLPESALAPAVERTPGEPEHASAAGPARNGVEERTATPKGVPTPKDLAAMRGPGAHAVQHPATATLRWSSDKGWVDRPGGASEPPEAAAMPTLAQLTTAEQRWADREEDITTVGGDPFEVGQVFARRWMARLTDQSHLQKLSAMYPRVPHRVDGELLRYAARFGLLAHKDDQIDEHDRYAIRAGFWREIDARTGVEHAPAGER, via the coding sequence GTGGACCGCTGCATCGTCCTGGTGGACGCCGGGTATCTGCTCGGCGCGGCCGCCAGCCTCCTCGCCGGGGAACCCTCCCGCTCCCGCATCACCGTCGATCACGCCGCCCTCATCCAGGGGCTGCGCGAGCGCGCCGAGGCCGACACCGAGCGGCCGCTGCTGCGCATCTACTGGTTCGACGGCGCCCCCGACCGTGTCCCGCAGCCCGAGCACCGCAGGCTGCGCGTGATGCCCAGGGTGACCGTCCGGCTCGGCGCGCTGACCCGGAGTGACGGGCGGTGGGCGCAGAAGGGCGTGGACGCCGCCATGCACGCCGAACTGACCGAACTGGCCCGCAACCGCGCCTGCTCCGACGTGGTCCTCGTGACCGGTGACGGGGATCTGCTGCCGGGCATGATGGCCGCCAAGGAGCACGGTGTCGCCGTACACCTGTGGGCCGTGCAGGCCGCCGACGGCGACTACAACCAGTCCGAGGACCTGGTCGCCGAGGCCGACGAGCGGCGCGTGCTCGACCGGATCTGGATCACCAAGGCGGTACGGGCCAAGGACGTCGGCGGGATCTGTGCGCCGCAGTCGGTGCCGCGGCCGGAGATCGCCGCGATCCTGTCGGCGCCGCTGCCCGAGTCGGCCCTCGCGCCCGCCGTCGAGCGGACGCCCGGAGAACCCGAACACGCCTCGGCGGCGGGCCCCGCGCGCAACGGGGTCGAGGAACGGACGGCAACCCCCAAGGGCGTACCGACGCCGAAGGACCTGGCGGCGATGCGGGGGCCCGGGGCGCACGCCGTGCAGCATCCGGCGACGGCCACGTTGCGGTGGTCCTCCGACAAGGGGTGGGTGGACCGGCCCGGGGGCGCGTCGGAGCCGCCGGAGGCTGCGGCCATGCCGACGCTGGCGCAGCTGACGACGGCGGAGCAGCGGTGGGCCGATCGGGAGGAGGACATCACGACGGTCGGAGGTGACCCCTTCGAGGTCGGTCAGGTGTTCGCTCGGCGGTGGATGGCCCGGCTGACCGATCAGTCGCATCTGCAGAAGCTGTCGGCGATGTACCCACGGGTTCCCCACCGGGTGGACGGGGAGCTGCTGCGGTACGCGGCCCGGTTCGGGCTGCTGGCCCACAAGGACGATCAGATCGATGAGCATGACCGGTATGCGATCCGGGCCGGGTTCTGGCGGGAGATCGATGCGCGGACAGGGGTCGAGCACGCGCCCGCGGGGGAGCGGTAG